The following coding sequences lie in one Nocardioides sambongensis genomic window:
- a CDS encoding CGNR zinc finger domain-containing protein → MVFAHDTATALQAAAYLVNSADPPDTLSTVADLATFMAEFEYTGRHDGDAAELEEVRAARAPMRDLLVADRDGAVEIVNRMLAEHSALPQLVRHDAFDWHLHAVADDRPLAERIIVETAMAMIDVIRADELSRLDVCADEECEGVVVDLSRNRSRRFCSTACGNRNAVAAYRARQAGED, encoded by the coding sequence GTGGTTTTCGCTCATGACACCGCCACCGCCCTGCAGGCGGCCGCCTATCTGGTCAACAGTGCCGATCCACCGGACACCCTGAGCACCGTCGCCGACCTCGCGACCTTCATGGCGGAGTTCGAGTACACCGGTCGCCACGACGGGGACGCTGCCGAGCTGGAGGAGGTCCGTGCCGCCCGCGCACCGATGCGCGACCTCCTGGTCGCCGACCGGGACGGCGCCGTCGAGATCGTGAACCGGATGCTCGCCGAGCACAGCGCGCTCCCCCAACTGGTCCGCCACGACGCCTTCGACTGGCACCTGCACGCGGTCGCGGACGACCGACCGCTGGCCGAGCGGATCATCGTGGAGACCGCGATGGCGATGATCGACGTGATCCGCGCCGATGAGCTCAGCCGGCTCGACGTGTGCGCCGACGAGGAGTGCGAGGGGGTCGTCGTCGACCTGTCCCGCAACCGCTCCCGCCGGTTCTGCTCGACCGCCTGCGGCAATCGGAACGCGGTCGCTGCCTACCGGGCCCGCCAGGCGGGCGAGGACTGA
- a CDS encoding ferritin, whose protein sequence is MAATRFTDQLNVQIGNEFAAHHQYLACAVYYDALTMPQMAALFYSQALEERQHAMMMVQYLLDTDAPVKIPGVEAPVAEFADVVAPVQLALDQEKTVTEQINGLLRIAREENDYASEQFMQWFIKEQVEEVASMSDLLAVVTRSQDDLNDIEDWVAREEGGADADPTAPPAAGD, encoded by the coding sequence ATGGCTGCCACTCGATTCACCGACCAGCTCAACGTCCAGATCGGCAACGAGTTCGCGGCGCACCACCAGTACCTGGCGTGCGCCGTCTACTACGACGCCCTGACGATGCCGCAGATGGCGGCCCTCTTCTACTCGCAGGCGCTCGAGGAGCGCCAGCACGCGATGATGATGGTGCAGTATCTCCTCGACACCGACGCTCCGGTGAAGATCCCCGGCGTCGAGGCGCCGGTCGCCGAGTTCGCCGACGTCGTGGCGCCCGTCCAGCTCGCACTGGACCAGGAGAAGACCGTCACCGAGCAGATCAACGGCCTGCTGCGCATCGCTCGTGAGGAGAACGACTACGCCTCGGAGCAGTTCATGCAGTGGTTCATCAAGGAGCAGGTCGAGGAGGTCGCCTCGATGAGCGACCTGCTCGCCGTGGTGACCCGCAGCCAGGACGACCTCAACGACATCGAGGACTGGGTCGCCCGGGAGGAGGGCGGCGCCGACGCCGACCCGACCGCACCGCCGGCCGCCGGCGACTGA
- the nucS gene encoding endonuclease NucS: protein MRIVVARCQVDYAGRLSAHLPMATRVLMLKSDGSVLVHSDGGSYKPLNWMSPPCTVREGTTEDGTVEWTVTAKATKNQAPDTLRILIEEIQHDSSHELGIDPGLQKDGVEKHLQELLAEHPGTLLPGLSLVRREYPTAIGPVDLMCRDADGVSVAVEIKRRGEIDGVEQLTRYLELLNRDPLLAPVRGIFAAQEIKPQARVLAGDRGISCAVVDYDALRGIDDPTDRLF, encoded by the coding sequence GTGAGGATCGTCGTCGCACGCTGCCAGGTCGACTACGCCGGACGGCTCAGCGCGCACCTGCCGATGGCGACCAGGGTGCTGATGCTGAAGTCGGACGGCTCCGTGCTGGTGCACTCCGACGGTGGCTCCTACAAGCCGCTCAACTGGATGTCGCCGCCGTGCACCGTGCGTGAGGGCACCACCGAGGACGGCACGGTCGAGTGGACCGTCACCGCCAAGGCCACCAAGAACCAGGCGCCCGACACCCTGCGCATCCTGATCGAGGAGATCCAGCACGACTCCTCCCACGAGCTCGGCATCGACCCCGGCCTGCAGAAGGACGGCGTCGAGAAGCACCTCCAGGAGCTGCTCGCCGAGCATCCCGGCACCCTGCTGCCCGGTCTGAGCCTGGTACGACGCGAGTACCCCACCGCGATCGGACCGGTCGACCTGATGTGCCGTGATGCCGACGGCGTCAGCGTGGCCGTGGAGATCAAGCGGCGCGGTGAGATCGACGGGGTCGAGCAGCTGACCCGCTACCTGGAGCTGCTCAACCGGGACCCGCTGCTGGCACCGGTGCGCGGCATCTTCGCCGCCCAGGAGATCAAGCCGCAGGCCCGGGTCCTCGCCGGCGATCGCGGCATCAGCTGCGCCGTCGTCGACTACGACGCCCTGCGAGGCATTGACGACCCCACCGACCGGCTCTTCTGA
- a CDS encoding DUF4189 domain-containing protein produces MEYTHAPLLSPVRLTGLAAVASVLLAALLVAAPSANAEPATPSSVRGAEAQTPERANARLGCRVPRCYGAISVNPRTGDAVWGYNYGTKKRAVAAVQTKCKKRNPDARGACTRAVWVRNGCAAVAWRGRNGVLQEWAGRAAFTKSKAIRKARNAVRGPGRVKVWTWVCTSRR; encoded by the coding sequence GTGGAGTACACCCATGCACCGCTTCTCTCCCCCGTGCGCCTGACCGGACTCGCGGCCGTCGCGAGCGTCCTGCTCGCGGCGCTGCTGGTCGCGGCTCCGAGCGCCAACGCCGAGCCGGCGACGCCGTCATCCGTCCGGGGCGCGGAGGCCCAGACCCCGGAGCGCGCCAACGCCCGGCTCGGCTGCCGCGTGCCCCGCTGCTACGGCGCGATCTCGGTGAACCCGAGGACCGGCGACGCCGTCTGGGGCTACAACTACGGCACCAAGAAGCGCGCCGTCGCCGCCGTCCAGACCAAGTGCAAGAAGCGCAACCCGGATGCCCGGGGCGCCTGCACGAGGGCTGTGTGGGTGAGGAACGGATGCGCGGCCGTTGCGTGGCGCGGCCGCAACGGGGTGCTCCAGGAGTGGGCTGGGCGGGCCGCCTTCACCAAGTCGAAGGCGATCCGGAAGGCACGCAACGCGGTGCGCGGGCCCGGCAGGGTCAAGGTGTGGACCTGGGTCTGCACCTCACGGCGCTGA
- a CDS encoding cobalamin B12-binding domain-containing protein — MAEAGAELSAVRERVRTTGEELGGRLRLLIGKPGLDGHSNGAEQIAVRARDAGFEVIYQGIRLTPEQIVAAAVAEDVHCVGLSILSGSHMELVPAVLEGLRAEGMNDVPVIVGGIIPESDGRRLVDSGVAAVYTPKDFGLTEIMGGIVDVIRRANGLG, encoded by the coding sequence GTGGCCGAGGCCGGCGCCGAGCTGAGCGCCGTGCGGGAGCGGGTCAGGACGACCGGCGAGGAGCTGGGCGGCCGGCTCCGCCTGCTGATCGGCAAGCCGGGGCTGGACGGGCACTCCAACGGCGCCGAGCAGATCGCCGTACGCGCGCGGGACGCCGGCTTCGAGGTCATCTACCAGGGCATCCGGCTCACCCCCGAGCAGATCGTCGCGGCCGCGGTGGCCGAGGACGTGCACTGCGTCGGCCTGTCGATCCTGTCCGGGTCCCACATGGAGCTGGTGCCGGCCGTGCTCGAGGGCCTGCGGGCCGAAGGCATGAACGACGTGCCGGTGATCGTTGGTGGGATCATTCCCGAGTCCGACGGCCGGCGCCTGGTCGACTCCGGGGTCGCTGCCGTCTACACCCCCAAGGACTTCGGGTTGACCGAGATCATGGGAGGCATCGTCGACGTGATCCGCCGGGCCAACGGGCTGGGGTGA
- a CDS encoding SWIM zinc finger family protein, translating to MNILAGLTDDFLSEHFAPETLERAAGYVGSVTDVELNSLSQGSVTATATVPGTRPEPYQVQMHAEIGAPGGSGWLFTVCTCPVRSLCKHGAALALHLRRGFVGARAETAGWRQSLGRLVEELRSSSGAHSQVPLALEFSLDRRRSSNRPGSRSVRVRPLRPGNRQPWVRGGAEWADLAHTTAAGAHPPPSPPRWARSRRCCTCTGSATTARNSPPWRSSARPPSACSATRRSRA from the coding sequence ATGAACATCCTGGCGGGACTGACCGACGACTTCCTCTCCGAGCACTTCGCGCCGGAGACGCTGGAGCGCGCAGCCGGGTACGTCGGCAGCGTGACCGACGTGGAGCTGAACTCCCTCAGCCAGGGGTCGGTGACCGCCACCGCCACCGTGCCGGGGACCCGCCCGGAGCCCTACCAGGTGCAGATGCACGCCGAGATCGGCGCCCCGGGCGGCAGCGGCTGGCTGTTCACCGTCTGCACCTGCCCGGTGCGCTCGCTGTGCAAGCACGGCGCCGCGCTCGCGCTGCACCTCCGTCGCGGCTTCGTCGGCGCGCGGGCGGAGACCGCCGGCTGGCGCCAGAGCCTGGGGCGGCTGGTCGAGGAGCTCCGGTCGAGCAGCGGCGCGCACAGCCAGGTGCCGCTGGCGCTGGAGTTCAGCCTGGACCGTCGCCGTAGCAGCAACCGGCCGGGCTCCCGCTCCGTGCGGGTCCGTCCGCTGCGCCCCGGCAACCGCCAGCCCTGGGTCCGTGGCGGCGCCGAGTGGGCGGATCTCGCCCACACCACCGCGGCTGGTGCCCATCCCCCGCCCAGTCCGCCGCGATGGGCGCGCTCCAGGCGATGCTGCACGTGCACCGGGTCGGCAACTACAGCACGCAACAGCCCTCCCTGGAGGAGTTCGGCCCGGCCGCCCTCCGCCTGCTCCGCGACGCGGAGGAGTCGGGCGTGA
- a CDS encoding 3-hydroxyacyl-CoA dehydrogenase family protein, giving the protein MTSSEQIFDTLVLPYLNHAVRMYEVDYASVTDIDAGMRFGCGYAQGPLAVIDELGAGSVRDRLAARYAETGDRLHQPAELLEKLAAEGGTFAGLCADSGAAAPELKRDIATVGVVGTGTMASGIAQVFAQAGYDVVYVGRSQEKLDGVVGYITKNLDRAIAKGKSTEDDKTAVLGRLSGATSRAALAEADIVVEAIAEDLDVKLELFGDLDGICKPGAILATTTSSLSITQLGAATDRPADVIGMHFFNPAPVMKLVEVVTTPATAADVDETVKALCAKVGKVAVSCGDRAGFIVNCLLFPYLNDAVLLHESGIELAVIDAAIKESAGFPMGPFELLDVVGNDVSLAIQKELHGEFEEDGLAPARTLEAKVAAGHLGRKTKQGFHSY; this is encoded by the coding sequence ATGACTTCGAGCGAGCAGATCTTCGACACCCTCGTGCTGCCGTACCTCAACCACGCGGTGCGGATGTACGAGGTGGACTACGCCTCGGTGACCGACATCGACGCCGGCATGCGCTTCGGCTGCGGCTACGCCCAGGGACCGCTGGCCGTGATCGACGAGCTGGGTGCGGGTTCGGTCCGCGACCGCCTCGCTGCCCGGTACGCCGAGACCGGCGACCGCCTGCACCAGCCGGCCGAGCTGCTGGAGAAGCTGGCTGCCGAGGGCGGCACGTTCGCGGGACTCTGCGCGGACTCCGGTGCCGCGGCGCCGGAGCTGAAGCGCGACATCGCCACCGTCGGTGTGGTCGGCACCGGCACCATGGCCTCGGGCATCGCCCAGGTCTTCGCGCAGGCCGGCTACGACGTCGTCTACGTCGGCCGCAGCCAGGAGAAGCTCGACGGCGTCGTCGGCTACATCACCAAGAACCTCGACCGCGCGATCGCCAAGGGGAAGTCGACCGAGGACGACAAGACGGCCGTGCTCGGCCGACTGAGCGGCGCCACCTCCCGCGCGGCACTCGCCGAGGCGGACATCGTGGTGGAGGCGATCGCCGAGGACCTCGACGTCAAGCTCGAGCTCTTCGGTGACCTCGACGGCATCTGCAAGCCGGGCGCGATCCTCGCCACCACGACCTCCTCGCTGTCGATCACCCAGCTCGGTGCGGCCACCGACCGGCCCGCCGACGTGATCGGGATGCACTTCTTCAACCCGGCACCGGTGATGAAGCTGGTCGAGGTGGTCACCACCCCGGCCACCGCTGCCGACGTCGACGAGACCGTGAAGGCGCTGTGCGCGAAGGTCGGCAAGGTGGCCGTCTCCTGCGGCGACCGTGCCGGCTTCATCGTCAACTGCCTGCTCTTCCCCTACCTCAACGACGCGGTGCTGCTCCACGAGTCGGGTATCGAGCTGGCCGTCATCGACGCCGCGATCAAGGAGAGCGCCGGCTTCCCGATGGGACCGTTCGAGCTGCTCGACGTGGTCGGCAACGACGTGTCCCTGGCGATCCAGAAGGAGCTGCACGGCGAGTTCGAGGAGGACGGTCTGGCGCCGGCGAGGACGCTGGAGGCGAAGGTCGCCGCCGGTCACCTGGGACGCAAGACCAAGCAGGGGTTCCACAGCTACTGA
- a CDS encoding methylmalonyl-CoA mutase family protein: MSTTPASAAEGPVNHPKDRPWVMRTYAGHSTAEASNALYRNNLAKGQTGLSVAFDLPTQTGYDPDSPLSRGEVGKVGVPVPHLGEMRKLFDQIPLTDMNTSMTINAPAMWLLAMYQVVAEEQNPDSTPEQVAGQLAGTTQNDIIKEYLSRGTYVFGPEHSLRLTADMIAYTVNNIPKWNPINICSYHLQEAGATPTQELAYALCTAIAVLDTVKNAGQVSDEDFEKVVGRISFFVNAGVRFIEETCKMRAFVELWDEITRERYGVQDPKMRRFRYGVQVNSLGLTEAQPENNVQRIVLEMLGVTLSKNARARAVQLPAWNEALGLPRPWDQQWSLRLQQVLAFESDLLEYDDIFDGSHVIEAKVAELVAGAKAEIDRVQAMGGAIAAVDSGYMKQELVSSHAARRARIEAGDEAIVGVNRFETTEQSPLTADLDGAIMVADPEAERAALASVAAWKEQRDAGEVEAALARVAEDAKSGANLMEATLAAARAGATTGSGPARCARSSVSSAPRPVSAERWEWPRPAPS, encoded by the coding sequence ATGAGCACCACTCCTGCGTCTGCCGCCGAGGGTCCGGTCAACCACCCCAAGGATCGTCCGTGGGTGATGCGGACCTACGCGGGGCACTCCACGGCGGAGGCGTCGAACGCCCTCTACCGCAACAACCTCGCCAAGGGGCAGACCGGCCTGTCCGTGGCGTTCGACCTGCCCACGCAGACCGGCTACGACCCGGACAGCCCGCTGTCGCGCGGCGAGGTGGGGAAGGTCGGCGTACCGGTGCCGCACCTGGGGGAGATGCGCAAGCTCTTCGACCAGATCCCGCTCACCGACATGAACACGTCGATGACGATCAACGCACCGGCGATGTGGCTGCTCGCCATGTACCAGGTGGTCGCCGAGGAGCAGAACCCCGACTCCACGCCCGAGCAGGTCGCCGGTCAGCTCGCCGGCACCACCCAGAACGACATCATCAAGGAGTACCTCTCGCGGGGTACCTACGTCTTCGGGCCGGAGCACTCGCTGCGACTGACCGCGGACATGATCGCCTACACGGTCAACAACATCCCGAAGTGGAACCCGATCAACATCTGCAGCTATCACCTGCAGGAGGCGGGTGCGACGCCGACGCAGGAGCTGGCCTACGCGCTGTGCACCGCGATCGCGGTGCTCGACACCGTGAAGAACGCCGGCCAGGTCAGCGACGAGGACTTCGAGAAGGTCGTCGGCCGGATCTCCTTCTTCGTCAACGCCGGCGTCCGCTTCATCGAGGAGACGTGCAAGATGCGCGCCTTCGTGGAACTGTGGGACGAGATCACCCGGGAGCGCTATGGCGTCCAGGACCCCAAGATGCGCCGTTTCCGCTACGGCGTCCAGGTCAACAGCCTCGGCCTGACCGAGGCGCAGCCGGAGAACAACGTCCAGCGGATCGTGCTGGAGATGCTCGGTGTGACGCTGTCGAAGAACGCCCGCGCCCGCGCGGTGCAGCTGCCCGCCTGGAACGAGGCGCTCGGCCTGCCGCGGCCCTGGGACCAGCAGTGGTCCCTGCGCCTGCAGCAGGTGCTCGCCTTCGAGTCCGACCTCCTCGAGTACGACGACATCTTCGACGGCTCGCACGTGATCGAGGCGAAGGTGGCCGAGCTGGTGGCCGGCGCCAAGGCCGAGATCGACCGGGTCCAGGCGATGGGCGGTGCGATCGCCGCGGTCGACTCGGGCTACATGAAGCAGGAGCTGGTCTCCTCGCACGCCGCGCGCCGGGCTCGGATCGAGGCGGGCGACGAGGCGATCGTCGGCGTCAACAGGTTCGAGACCACCGAGCAGAGCCCGCTCACCGCCGACCTCGACGGGGCGATCATGGTCGCCGACCCCGAGGCCGAGCGGGCCGCGCTCGCCTCCGTGGCCGCCTGGAAGGAGCAGCGCGACGCGGGTGAGGTCGAGGCCGCGCTGGCCCGGGTCGCCGAGGATGCCAAGAGCGGAGCGAACCTGATGGAGGCGACGTTGGCCGCGGCCCGCGCCGGGGCCACCACGGGGAGTGGGCCGGCACGCTGCGCGAGGTCTTCGGTGAGTTCCGCGCCCCGACCGGTGTCGGCGGAGCGGTGGGAGTGGCCGAGGCCGGCGCCGAGCTGA
- a CDS encoding DUF952 domain-containing protein — protein MSTVFHLALSSDWAAAQAAGVYTVSTRGRSLAEEGFIHASRADQWTGVRDAFYADVTEPLVLLQIDTDLLDVPVVEEEAEPGSGVTFPHLYGPLRVDAVVRVLDLPGPLAPEPPDATGSTATPAPRPAAARSADGSTERSFTATYFSEMFRNAALILLVLACGFGAIALGVALGGDATPGIAGLLGTAGGVVVATWLYRRRGRTG, from the coding sequence ATGAGCACCGTCTTCCACCTGGCGCTCTCCTCGGACTGGGCAGCGGCGCAGGCAGCCGGTGTCTACACGGTCTCCACCCGAGGACGCAGCCTGGCCGAGGAGGGATTCATCCACGCCAGCCGCGCCGACCAGTGGACGGGTGTGCGCGACGCGTTCTACGCCGACGTCACCGAGCCGCTGGTCCTGCTCCAGATCGACACCGACCTCCTCGACGTACCTGTCGTCGAGGAGGAGGCGGAGCCGGGGTCGGGCGTCACCTTCCCGCACCTCTACGGTCCGCTCCGCGTGGACGCCGTGGTGCGGGTGCTCGACCTGCCGGGACCGCTGGCACCGGAGCCGCCGGACGCCACCGGGTCGACAGCGACGCCGGCACCGAGACCGGCGGCGGCGAGATCGGCCGACGGCAGCACCGAGCGGAGCTTCACCGCGACGTACTTCTCGGAGATGTTCCGCAACGCGGCCCTCATCCTGCTGGTCCTCGCCTGCGGCTTCGGCGCCATCGCCCTCGGTGTCGCCCTCGGTGGCGACGCCACCCCGGGGATCGCCGGTCTGCTGGGCACCGCGGGGGGCGTCGTCGTGGCCACCTGGCTCTACCGCCGGCGCGGACGCACCGGCTGA
- a CDS encoding alpha/beta fold hydrolase, with protein MSLNTLDVGQRGSRILFLHGLFGQGRNWMTIGKALADEHRITMVDLPDHGRSPWTERFDYLTVADAVAALIDASDPATVVGHSMGGKVAMLLALRHPDLVRRLVVADMSPVRYRETPGGLARYARALDHLDLSAVSGREDADRLLRAEVDDPTVRSFLLQNLRRDSGPSGWRWQANLALLERDMPLIADWPEDALDGVAPYQGPVLWVAGGRSSYVTAEYEPAMERWFPRHRKLVIKQAGHWVHSEQPEIFTEAVRRFTNG; from the coding sequence GTGAGCCTCAACACCCTGGACGTCGGCCAGCGCGGCAGCCGGATCCTCTTCCTGCACGGCCTCTTCGGCCAGGGGCGCAACTGGATGACGATCGGCAAGGCGCTCGCCGACGAGCACCGGATCACCATGGTCGACCTCCCCGACCACGGACGGTCACCGTGGACGGAGCGGTTCGACTACCTCACCGTGGCCGACGCCGTCGCCGCGCTGATCGACGCCAGCGATCCGGCGACCGTCGTCGGCCACTCGATGGGCGGCAAGGTCGCCATGCTGCTCGCGCTGCGCCACCCCGACCTGGTACGACGCCTGGTGGTCGCCGACATGTCGCCGGTGCGCTACCGCGAGACCCCCGGCGGTCTGGCGCGCTACGCACGCGCGCTGGACCACCTCGACCTCTCCGCCGTGTCCGGCCGCGAGGACGCCGATCGGCTGCTCCGGGCCGAGGTGGACGACCCGACCGTGCGGTCCTTCCTGCTCCAGAACCTGCGCCGGGACTCCGGCCCGTCCGGGTGGCGCTGGCAGGCGAACCTCGCCCTGCTCGAGCGCGACATGCCGCTGATCGCCGACTGGCCCGAGGACGCGCTGGACGGGGTGGCGCCGTACCAGGGGCCGGTGCTGTGGGTGGCCGGCGGGCGTTCGAGCTATGTCACGGCGGAGTACGAGCCGGCCATGGAGCGGTGGTTCCCTCGCCACCGCAAGCTGGTGATCAAGCAGGCCGGGCACTGGGTGCACTCCGAGCAGCCGGAGATCTTCACCGAAGCGGTGCGCCGCTTCACCAACGGCTGA
- a CDS encoding HNH endonuclease signature motif containing protein: protein MSTATLDATVLPLPSPGSRAAVVLERAGEAVGEVADLPVEVLDERGLTDAVTTVARLRSQLQAVELALAAEAEQRRVAADAGDTGADAWLSRLTGERREQLRGGLRLARLLRERYRATARALGAGEIRLEQARVIVEGLEVSADDVPETLRVQAEELMIAKATGAATRTGVPMPPTGLRRAVRRVYGRLDADIAAMHLRRSVRRNHQRGVTKTWFTLHDNGDGTCAGRFCVPELHGQVLRTVLETLSAPRRFGRDGTGTPLVDASAGTETSGLGWCDKLGRAFCELLEHLPTDRLPRSVFTLMATIDLDSLRSGLNAAGVGTSTTGADLDAGEVRRLACEAGIVPAVLGGASVPLDLGRTRRLHTEKQRQALGLVHDSCAIASCDRPFAWTEIHHTHAWSAGGATDLANAVPLCWAHHRAVHDGRFDLIRHSASEWVLHRRRRC from the coding sequence GTGTCCACCGCAACCCTCGACGCCACAGTGCTTCCGTTGCCTTCGCCGGGGTCGCGCGCGGCCGTGGTGTTGGAGCGTGCGGGTGAGGCGGTGGGCGAGGTGGCCGACCTGCCGGTCGAGGTGCTCGATGAGCGCGGATTGACGGACGCGGTGACGACCGTGGCGCGGTTGCGGTCACAGTTGCAGGCCGTCGAGTTGGCGTTGGCCGCCGAGGCCGAGCAGCGCCGGGTCGCCGCGGATGCGGGGGACACGGGTGCGGATGCGTGGTTGTCACGGTTGACAGGGGAGCGGCGTGAGCAGTTGCGGGGCGGGCTACGGCTGGCGCGTCTGCTGCGTGAGCGCTACCGAGCGACCGCGCGGGCATTGGGGGCCGGCGAGATCCGGCTCGAGCAGGCGCGGGTGATCGTGGAGGGTCTGGAGGTCTCCGCCGACGACGTTCCCGAGACGCTGCGGGTGCAGGCGGAGGAGTTGATGATCGCCAAGGCCACCGGTGCAGCGACCCGGACGGGTGTGCCGATGCCGCCGACGGGTTTGCGGCGTGCGGTGCGGCGGGTCTATGGCCGGCTGGATGCCGACATCGCGGCGATGCACCTACGCCGCAGTGTGCGTCGCAACCACCAGCGTGGTGTCACGAAGACGTGGTTCACCCTGCACGACAACGGCGATGGCACCTGTGCGGGACGGTTCTGTGTGCCGGAGCTGCACGGGCAGGTGCTGCGCACGGTGTTGGAGACGTTGTCGGCTCCGCGGCGCTTCGGCCGCGATGGCACCGGGACGCCGTTGGTGGATGCCTCGGCGGGGACCGAGACGTCGGGGTTGGGGTGGTGCGACAAGCTCGGGCGGGCGTTCTGCGAACTTCTGGAGCATCTGCCCACGGATCGGTTGCCGCGTTCGGTGTTCACGTTGATGGCGACCATCGACCTGGACAGCCTCCGCAGCGGCCTGAACGCCGCCGGGGTCGGGACGAGCACGACGGGTGCGGATCTGGACGCGGGTGAGGTGCGGCGGTTGGCGTGTGAGGCGGGGATCGTGCCCGCGGTGCTGGGTGGGGCGAGTGTGCCGCTGGACCTGGGTCGGACCCGGCGGTTGCACACCGAGAAGCAGCGCCAAGCCCTCGGTCTGGTCCATGACTCGTGTGCGATCGCGTCGTGTGATCGGCCGTTCGCGTGGACCGAGATCCATCACACCCACGCCTGGTCCGCGGGCGGGGCCACTGACCTGGCCAACGCGGTCCCGTTGTGCTGGGCCCACCACCGCGCCGTCCACGACGGCCGCTTCGACCTCATCCGTCACTCCGCGAGCGAATGGGTCCTGCACCGCCGACGACGATGCTGA
- a CDS encoding STAS domain-containing protein: MTSDVTGDVTGDVSTVQITSDGPTLLLSGDFDVRSTASVRNAIYDHLFCWDGDIVVDLHAVPSVDLTALKVLGAACRRASVEGQHIVVRGATGQVLRMLHLTHLIRVIEVEREPIAV; the protein is encoded by the coding sequence GTGACCAGCGATGTGACCGGCGATGTGACCGGCGATGTGAGCACCGTGCAGATCACCTCCGACGGTCCCACCCTGCTGCTCAGCGGCGACTTCGACGTCCGTTCCACCGCGAGCGTGCGCAATGCGATCTACGACCACCTCTTCTGCTGGGACGGCGACATCGTGGTCGACCTCCACGCCGTGCCTTCGGTCGACCTGACGGCGTTGAAGGTGCTCGGCGCTGCCTGTCGCCGGGCCTCGGTCGAGGGGCAGCACATCGTGGTCCGCGGCGCCACCGGGCAAGTGCTGCGGATGCTCCACCTCACCCACCTGATCCGGGTGATCGAGGTGGAGCGCGAGCCGATCGCCGTCTGA
- a CDS encoding cob(I)yrinic acid a,c-diamide adenosyltransferase — translation MVNLTRIYTRTGDAGETRLGDMSVTTKTDLRLAAYAEVDEANAHIGVALATGGLDDDVVTVLTRVQNDLFDVGADLCTPVVADPEYPPLRIEQQYVDRLEGWCDEYNEHLPKLRSFILNGGTVAAAHLHVARTVVRRAERAGWAAHAEHAATMNTLAITYLNRLSDLVFILARHANRERGDVLWVPGGERSTD, via the coding sequence ATGGTGAACCTGACCCGGATCTACACACGGACCGGAGACGCCGGCGAGACCCGCCTCGGCGACATGAGCGTCACGACGAAGACCGATCTGCGTCTGGCCGCGTACGCCGAGGTGGACGAGGCGAACGCCCACATCGGGGTGGCGCTGGCGACCGGCGGTCTCGACGACGACGTGGTCACCGTCCTCACCCGGGTGCAGAACGACCTCTTCGACGTCGGCGCCGACCTGTGCACGCCGGTCGTGGCCGACCCCGAGTACCCCCCGCTGCGGATCGAGCAGCAGTACGTCGACCGCCTCGAGGGCTGGTGCGACGAGTACAACGAGCACCTGCCGAAGCTGCGCTCCTTCATCCTCAACGGCGGGACGGTGGCGGCGGCCCACCTGCACGTGGCCCGCACCGTGGTGCGGCGCGCCGAGCGCGCCGGGTGGGCGGCGCACGCCGAGCACGCCGCGACCATGAACACGCTGGCGATCACCTACCTGAACCGGCTCTCCGACCTGGTCTTCATCCTGGCGCGCCACGCGAACCGCGAGCGCGGCGACGTGCTGTGGGTGCCGGGCGGCGAGCGCTCCACGGACTGA